In Glycine max cultivar Williams 82 chromosome 4, Glycine_max_v4.0, whole genome shotgun sequence, the genomic stretch ttccgcaacaccaccgaACGATTGCTGGCTTGCAGAAGTATCAATGTGATGACCCtgaaaaggatactgatacatctgtgtcGGATGCTCAGCAAATGTttgtggcgtgtaatacattccatggccacgctccGGCATTTTTTGGGAATATTCTTCCCTTTCAACAGTCTCCCTTCGTCTGTCTATGCcctgagtttcaacacttgactgaagtATGTGAAACTGTTGTGTGGGAAATTGACGCTCAGATGCAGGACCATGTGACACTGGCTCAGTgactctctcttgctcttcggataaaattgtaattttttccacataaggcacgagatcatcaactgtccatgtattcctcccttgaggagacACCATGTATTGTAATGTCTCTGCAACTTTAGCCTGCAATTATAAGGGTCGGTCAGAAAATTAATgccatcattaaaaaaattgttcaagttaaatattcaaaaaaatttaaaaataccaatgtagccGTCTTTGCATTTTGTgggtcaacaaacatctttgtctttcgcctataccagaccatgtagtCCGAGTTAAAGCTCAATAGGCCTTCTTGTCGGGGATAAGCGTCGACCCTAAATGCATGACGATTATTCCACTGATGAATCATTGGGGCGAACAATTTCCCCCAATTTTCGTCATGTTTCCCTTTTAATGTTATGCCATGAATGTTTAAGGGTTGTGAAGGAGACTCTGGAATTGGTTGTTGCATCCCAAATTGTCTCAACACTCTGtccggttggtgccactcaataacttggaaacaaattagtggcaccaccgcgTACCACGCGAGACTTCCGACTAAACAAACGGGAGGCAACAGTGATATAACGGTTGATGGGTACGACTCCcacacaaactgcatataacaacatagttgtgaacattttagtaaaataacacatataattttttattttacaaatacaatAGCATGTTCGTACCTCATGACGTTTCATAATATCCAACTTGCGACGAAAAACTCTCACATCATCATTGCCGATATGttggtttccacgtcgcagccacctacaaagattaaaatttaatatatgctAAAACCATTTATTCTATTGAAATGAAAGACGCTGTTAAAAATGACTAACCTGTGCCCCAGTGGTGTATTTTCTACTTGGgaaggagtcctctttggagccaaggttggacatcgttcccatgcccacatttgtagtaagatgcacatacctccgattgatttagttttataatcggtGGCATTGCACATCTCTCTGTATAGAAAACCAAGTACGGCGGCTCCCCATGCATATCTGCCACATTcttcaaagtcacgtaaaaattgaaggtaccttagcgaaactttgttactgcttttgtcaacgaacaagacacctcca encodes the following:
- the LOC121174784 gene encoding serine/threonine-protein phosphatase 7 long form homolog; the encoded protein is MCNATDYKTKSIGGMCILLQMWAWERCPTLAPKRTPSQVENTPLGHRWLRRGNQHIGNDDVRVFRRKLDIMKRHEFVWESYPSTVISLLPPVCLVGSLAWYAVVPLICFQVIEWHQPDRVLRQFGMQQPIPESPSQPLNIHGITLKGKHDENWGKLFAPMIHQWNNRHAFRVDAYPRQEGLLSFNSDYMVWYRRKTKMFVDPQNAKTATLVFLNFFEYLT